DNA sequence from the Betaproteobacteria bacterium genome:
GGACTCGGTTATCGTCTCAACGATGCGACGTGCTGGCTCGACGTTGACCGCATACGAGAGGCCGCGGGCGACGCGGCCGCAATGCTCACCGTCAGCGTCGAGGGAAGCTGCGAGTCGACGAACACCGTGCTGCTCGACTGCGCGCGTGTCGGTGCCGCCAGTGGGGCGGTCGTCGCGGCGGAATTGCAAACCGACGGGCGCGGCCGGCGCGGCCGCAGCTGGGAATCTGCGCTGGGCGCCGCACTCACGTTCTCGGTGTTGTGGCGATTCGAGCGTGGAGTCGCAGCCCTCTCAGGAATGAGTCTCGCCGTCGGTGTTGCTATCGTACGCGCGCTGCGCGGACTTGGCAGGCGGGCAGTGATGCTCAAGTGGCCGAACGACATCGTTCTGGCCGAAGGGAAGCTCGGCGGGATCCTCATCGAAGTGGAGGGTGACGCACTGGGGCCGAGTGCCGCGGTCATCGGCGTTGGCCTCAACGTGCGTCTGTCGACCGCGCTGAAAAGTCGTATCGACCAGCCCGCGGTCGACCTCGTCGATGCGGACATCGTCACGCTCGATCGCAATGTAATCCTGGGCGCTGTGCTCCGCGAGCTGTGCGACACCCTGGTGGCGTTCGAGCGTGATGGCTTCGCCCAATTCCGCCGGGAATGGCAGCGCTACCACGCGTACCAGGATCGGTCCGTTGCACTCCTGCAGTCCGACGGCGTCACTCAAACGGGAATTGCCCGCGGGGTGAACAACGACGGCGCCCTTCTCCTCGAAAGCGGCGATACGGTCCGGCTCTGCCTCGCGGGTGATGTGAGCCTGCGTGCGTGACATGACCGTGCTCGCGATCGACATCGGCAACAGCCGGATCAAGTGGGGGTGCCACGATCGGGGACGGTGGGTCGACCTTGGCTTCGCTGACCACGACGCCGCGCCGGCTCTGGCTTCTGCCTGGGCCCGCTTGCCACGCCCAGCTCACGCCATCGGATCGAACGTGGCGGCTGCGAGTGTCGCACGCAACCTGGGCGGACTACTCGAAGCTCACGGCATCCCCGTTCGCTGGATCAGCAGCAAACCGACACAGTGCGGCGTACGCAACCGATACCTCGAGCCGTCGCAACTCGGCACGGACCGTTGGGCGGCATTGATCGCGGCGCGGGCAATGCATCGGGGTGCATGCGTCGTGGTGGCGGCAGGGACCGCGGTCACTGTCGATGCGCTCAGCGCCGATGGAGATTTCCTCGGCGGGCTCATCCTGCCCGGTCTGTCGCTCATGTCCGCCGCCCTGGCACGCGACACGGCCCGGCTGCCGCGCGATCCCGGGATCTACACGGGATTTCCGACCGCCACCGCGGACGCGATCGCAACCGGCGTGGTCGACGCCGTCGCCGGCGCGGTCGAGCGCTTCGCCTGCCGACTGCGCGAGCGGGCAGGTATGCCCGTGACCCTGATCGGAACCGGAGGCGCCATCGGGTCCGTCGCGCCGCATCTCGCGCACGACGTGCGCGTGGTGGAGAATCTGGTGCTGGAGGGGCTACTCATCATCGCCGCCGAAGCATGAGACTCGTTCCGATCGTTTTGCTGCTGGCCAATCTTCTCGTCGGCGCATCATTCCTGATGGGGAATGACGGGCCTGCGCGCTCGGGTGACGCGTCGCCGCGTGAGATCCATCCTGAGAGCATCCGCATCGTCGGCATCGATCGCGAACCGCGTCCTGCGCCCGAGCAGAAGACGGCGGCTCCCGCACAGGATGCCCCACTCGCGTGCGCGACCTGGGGCAGCTTTCCCGAGAGCCAGGTGGCGGCCGCGGAAGCGCGGCTCGCACCGCTTCAGTTAGGTGCGCGGCTATCGCACAGCTCCACTGCGACCACGATCAACTATCTCGTCATCATCCCGCCGATTGCCTCGCGCACCGATCTCAACCTGCGGGTCGAGGACTTGAAACGGCTGGGTGTCACCGATCAGTTCGTCATCAACGACGGCGAATTGCGCAACGGCATCTCGCTCGGCTATTTCAAGACCGAGGAGGCAGCGAATCGCCAGCTCGCCAATCTCAAGGCGAAGGGCGTGGCGGACGCGATCGTGAAGCCGAAGCCGTCCGGCAACCTCCTCGTCACACTGCACGTCAAGGACGTAACCGCGGCTGAACGCAACACGCTGGAAGGAATTGCGGGCGGGGTGTCGGGCGCGGATCTCCGCTTCCAGCCCTGCGCCGCGACGGGTCTCGTCGGCTGAGTCAGGGAAACAGCTTTCCCGGATTCAGCACGTTCGCCGGATCGAATACCTGCTTCACCTTGCGCATGAGCGCGATGGTCGGGGCGTCGAGTTCCTTGCCGATGAACGCGCGCTTCTCGCTGCCTACGCCGTGTTCGCCCGAGAGGGTTCCACCGAGCGCGACCACGAGATCGAAGACTTCCTCCAGACAGGCTTCCGCGCGCCGAAGCTCATCCCCACGCCCCGGGTCGACGAGCAGATTGACGTGGATGTTGCCGTTGCCGCCGTGGCCGAAGTTGACGTTCGCGACGCGGTGTTTGGCGGACAGTCTCGCGAGACCATCGAGAAAGGCCGGCAGCCGCGATACCGGCACCGCCACGTCCTCGTTGATTTTCTTCGGCGCGATATCGCGCAGCAGCGGTGACAGCGCCTTGCGCGCCGGCCACAGCTGAGCGCTGTCACGGCTCGTCTCCGTGCCGACGAGACCCGCATTGCGGCATGCATCGAGTACCGCGACCGTCGAATCGCCGACTTCCTGCGCCGATCCGTCCACTTCGATCAGGAGGGTCGCATGTGCGCCGTCCGGGATCAGTCCCGGATGATGCGCACGCAAGAGCGCGAGCGATCCGGCGTCGAGGAATTCGAGCGCACTCGGCGTGCGCGGCTGCCCCATGACCGCGACGATCGCCGCGGCGCAGCTCGGGACGTCGCGGTAATGCGCAGTCAGACCGCCGACGGCGGCGGGCTTCGGCGTGAGCTTGAGGGTGGCCTCCACGATTACGGCAAGCGTTCCCTCGGAGCCGATGATGAGCCGGGTGAGGTCGTAGCCGACCACGCCCTTGGTGGTGTAGCAACCGGTCCGGACCAGGTCGCCTGCGCCGGTCACGGCCTTCAACCCCAGAACATGATCGCGCGTGGTGCCGTACTTCACGGCGTGCGGCCCGCCCGCGCAGGTGGCGAGATTGCCGCCGACGCTGCAATAGGATGCACTCGACGGATCGGGCGGCCAGAAGTAGCCGTGCACCGCCGCGGCGTCCTGAACCTCCTGGTTGAGCACGCCGGGCTCCACGACCAGCACGCGATTTGCCGGATCGACTGCAACGATGCGCCGCATGCGCTCGAGCGAAAGCACGAGGCCGCCCTGCTCCGGCAGACTGCCGCCGGCCGTACCGGTGCCACGCCCGCGCGCCACCAGCGGCACCCCGAACTCGTTGCACGCGCGCACGATCGCCTGCACTTCGTCGGCAGATTCGGGAAAGGCAACGGCGTCGGGCGGAAAGATCTTCCGCGTGTTGTCGTAGGCGTAGGCGTAGCAGTCGACCGGGTCGGTCAGGAAGCGATTGCGGTCGAGCAGCGACGTCAGGCGCGCCGCGAGCGCGGTGTCGAGCATGCTACCGATACTACGCGTGCCCGCGGATACGCGCCAACACGGCAGTGGTGGAGCGCTCGTGCAGGAACGGGATGGCGTGCACCGCACCGCCCCACCCGCGTACCTGCTGCGCGCCGACGATACGCTCCAGCGGCCAGTCTCCCCCTTTCACGAGCACCTCGGGCCGGCAGCGCAGGATCATCTCGAGGGGAGTGTCCTCGTCAAACCAGGTGACGAGGGTCACTGCTTCGAGCGCCGCGAGCACGGCCATGCGATCCTCCAGCCGGTTGATGGGACGGTCGTCGCCCTTGTCCTGGCGTTTGACCGAGGCGTCGGTATTGACGGCCACGAGAAGACCCATCCCGAGCGCGCGCGCCTGCGCGAGATAGGTGACGTGACCACGGTGGAGAATATCGAAGCAGCCGTTGGTGAACACCAGTGGCCGCGGCAGGGTCGCGAGTGCCGCAGGCAGTGCCGACGGGTCGCAGATCTTCCCTTCGAATCCGGGGACGCCGTAGACGTTCAACAGCGCAACGCCGGCTGGTCGCGGCGTCTGCTCGGTTGCATCAAGCGGCAGCAGCGAGGGTCTTGCGGAATCGGTTCAGCTCGTGCACCGAGGCGAAGGTCTGTCCGAAGAGGCTCGACAGGTTGCGGAGGATGCCACCGACCACGCGCGATTCCCACTCCTTGTCGAAGCCGATCTGTTCGGTAAGCCAGCGATCGAGCCAGTCGGGATCGGGCAGGCGGCTTTGCACCGTGTCCTTCGGGAAGTGGCGCTTGCTCACGTGCAGATTGGTCGGATGCAGCGGCTTGCCGCTGCGCGCGCTGGAGGCCATCAACACGCCTACTTTGGCGAATGCACGGCGCGCGGAATCGCCACAACGCTCGATCGCCTGCTTCATGTACTTGAGGTAGGCGCCGCCGTGCCGCGCCTCGTCCTTCGAGATCAGGTCGTAGATGTGTTTGATCACCGGCTCGGTGTGCCACTCGGCGGCACAGCGGTACCATTGCGTGAGGCGCACCTCGCCGCAGAAGTGCAGCATGAGCGTCTCCAGCGGTGGCGCCGGATCGAAATCGAAGCGTACCGCGTGTAACTCGTCTTCCGTCGGTGCGAGATCCGGCCGAAAGCGGCGCAAGTACTCCATCAGCACCAGCGCGTGCTTCTGCTCCTCGTAGAACCACACAGACATGAACGCGGAGAAGTCGCTGTCCTCGCGATTGTCGCGAAGGAACATCTCGGTAGCAGGCAACGCGGACCACTCGGTGATCGCATTCATCTTGATCGTACAGGCGTGCTCGTCAGAGAGCTTGTTTGCCTCGAAGCGATCCCAGGGGACGTCCTCCGCCATGTTCCAGCGGGATTTCTCCAGGGAGCGGAAGAGTTCTGGATAGAGCATGACGCACACCTTTCGCTGGGGCCGAGGGGAGGGGTTGCGAGGTGGGATCGCTCTCGCGAGCAGGAGCACCACCGACCGCCCGCGCATTCACCGGAGTTTCCAGACCGCCACGGACGCAACATGGAAGTATAACATTGCCTAGCGGCGCATCGCTCCGGAGCCGGCCCCGAAGGGCTCACGAGATGGGGTGCGCCTGTCGCCAGAGCTGCAACTGGTCGTATACCTCCTCAAGCGAACGCATGACCGTGACACCAGGGGGCGGTCTGCGCACCCGTTCCATGCTACGGCCTCCGGCCCAGATCGCGACGCTGTCTGGCAGGCGAGTGCGCAGCTCGTTCATCCCCGTGACGGCGGCCGGGGTCGGGAATGACCCACTGAACGAAAGCGCGACAATGTCGGCATGATGGGCTGAGGCCGCCTGCGCGATCTCGGCCAGTGGCATCTCATTGCCGAGGCTGATGCAAGCGATACCCTCCATCGAGAGCAGCGCTTCCACCATCAGCAGTCCGAGACGATGTTCTTCGTTCGGGAACGAGGTCAGCAGCACCCGGGGCGCCTCCGCGGGTTGACGGAGATTGACCACCGCGGAGCGCAGCACGGCCTGAACCTGCTCGCTGTACAAGTGCTCTTCGAAGACGGCGAGCTCGCCGCGCATCCAGGCCTCGCCGATGACGCGGTTCAAGGGAGCAACGGTCTCCAGGACGAAACGCTGCAGGCCCTGCTTCATCAACATCTGCGTGAGCTGTTGCTGAAGCTCTGGCACTTGGTGGGCCTTCACGAGGCGCAGGCTCGAGTCCAACGCAGCACTGCAGGGCTCTGCGAGCGGCGCGTCCGAGGCCAGTGTGCGGAGTTCATCCACCGTGTGGGTCATGATGCGACCCGGGCGGTGTCCACAGTCCATCAGTCGCTTGATCAGGCGCAGCTTTTCCACCTGACTGCGGGGATAGACCCGTTCGCCGTTCGCATCCCGCAGCGGCGCCGGAAAGCCGTACCGGCGCTCCCACATCCGCAGCGCGTCTTTCGACAGACCCGTATCGCGCTCCACCGCAGCGATCGTGATAGCTGGTCCGTCATCACGGTCGACCGGAACAATGGATTCCATAGAGTGTCTAGGTCAAAACGTTGACAATACGTCTCTGGACGACTAATGTACCAAAAAAATGGTCATATTGACTAGGACAAACTGTATGGAAGCAAACGAACTGCGGCGCGCCTGCCTCGCCCTGCTGATATTGAGTTTCTTGTTCGCAGCAGTCTCGGCGCATGCAGCGGAGCGTTGCGCCACGTCTTCGAGTCACTTCGAACGGCTCGCGGGTCGAGTGAAGAGCGGTGACGCCGCGCTTCCTCGAGCGGACGACGCGGCTGGCACGACGCGGGTCGCGGGAGATCAGGCGATCGATGAATATCTCGCCCTACACTGCGAAGCGCTTTCGAAACTTCCGCTCGGTCCGGCGGTTCGCCCCTACGACGGTTGCGCGAATAGCGGCGCCTTGCGATGAAAACCTTGGCGTCAATGGGCGCCACCGCTCTACTCGTCTGCATGGCGGAGGCGGTCGTGGCTGCCGGCGATAGCGATTGTCCGCGTTTGCTTCGACACACCCTCGCCACGCTGCAAGGCGGTAATCAGGA
Encoded proteins:
- a CDS encoding SPOR domain-containing protein produces the protein MRLVPIVLLLANLLVGASFLMGNDGPARSGDASPREIHPESIRIVGIDREPRPAPEQKTAAPAQDAPLACATWGSFPESQVAAAEARLAPLQLGARLSHSSTATTINYLVIIPPIASRTDLNLRVEDLKRLGVTDQFVINDGELRNGISLGYFKTEEAANRQLANLKAKGVADAIVKPKPSGNLLVTLHVKDVTAAERNTLEGIAGGVSGADLRFQPCAATGLVG
- a CDS encoding MerR family transcriptional regulator, yielding MESIVPVDRDDGPAITIAAVERDTGLSKDALRMWERRYGFPAPLRDANGERVYPRSQVEKLRLIKRLMDCGHRPGRIMTHTVDELRTLASDAPLAEPCSAALDSSLRLVKAHQVPELQQQLTQMLMKQGLQRFVLETVAPLNRVIGEAWMRGELAVFEEHLYSEQVQAVLRSAVVNLRQPAEAPRVLLTSFPNEEHRLGLLMVEALLSMEGIACISLGNEMPLAEIAQAASAHHADIVALSFSGSFPTPAAVTGMNELRTRLPDSVAIWAGGRSMERVRRPPPGVTVMRSLEEVYDQLQLWRQAHPIS
- a CDS encoding FAD-binding protein; amino-acid sequence: MLDTALAARLTSLLDRNRFLTDPVDCYAYAYDNTRKIFPPDAVAFPESADEVQAIVRACNEFGVPLVARGRGTGTAGGSLPEQGGLVLSLERMRRIVAVDPANRVLVVEPGVLNQEVQDAAAVHGYFWPPDPSSASYCSVGGNLATCAGGPHAVKYGTTRDHVLGLKAVTGAGDLVRTGCYTTKGVVGYDLTRLIIGSEGTLAVIVEATLKLTPKPAAVGGLTAHYRDVPSCAAAIVAVMGQPRTPSALEFLDAGSLALLRAHHPGLIPDGAHATLLIEVDGSAQEVGDSTVAVLDACRNAGLVGTETSRDSAQLWPARKALSPLLRDIAPKKINEDVAVPVSRLPAFLDGLARLSAKHRVANVNFGHGGNGNIHVNLLVDPGRGDELRRAEACLEEVFDLVVALGGTLSGEHGVGSEKRAFIGKELDAPTIALMRKVKQVFDPANVLNPGKLFP
- a CDS encoding ferritin-like domain-containing protein; the encoded protein is MLYPELFRSLEKSRWNMAEDVPWDRFEANKLSDEHACTIKMNAITEWSALPATEMFLRDNREDSDFSAFMSVWFYEEQKHALVLMEYLRRFRPDLAPTEDELHAVRFDFDPAPPLETLMLHFCGEVRLTQWYRCAAEWHTEPVIKHIYDLISKDEARHGGAYLKYMKQAIERCGDSARRAFAKVGVLMASSARSGKPLHPTNLHVSKRHFPKDTVQSRLPDPDWLDRWLTEQIGFDKEWESRVVGGILRNLSSLFGQTFASVHELNRFRKTLAAAA
- a CDS encoding biotin--[acetyl-CoA-carboxylase] ligase, translated to MNALTLQVLRALSHAEYRSGETLARAFGVSRGTIHNALSGLEGLGVLVSRSRGLGYRLNDATCWLDVDRIREAAGDAAAMLTVSVEGSCESTNTVLLDCARVGAASGAVVAAELQTDGRGRRGRSWESALGAALTFSVLWRFERGVAALSGMSLAVGVAIVRALRGLGRRAVMLKWPNDIVLAEGKLGGILIEVEGDALGPSAAVIGVGLNVRLSTALKSRIDQPAVDLVDADIVTLDRNVILGAVLRELCDTLVAFERDGFAQFRREWQRYHAYQDRSVALLQSDGVTQTGIARGVNNDGALLLESGDTVRLCLAGDVSLRA
- a CDS encoding type III pantothenate kinase, translated to MTVLAIDIGNSRIKWGCHDRGRWVDLGFADHDAAPALASAWARLPRPAHAIGSNVAAASVARNLGGLLEAHGIPVRWISSKPTQCGVRNRYLEPSQLGTDRWAALIAARAMHRGACVVVAAGTAVTVDALSADGDFLGGLILPGLSLMSAALARDTARLPRDPGIYTGFPTATADAIATGVVDAVAGAVERFACRLRERAGMPVTLIGTGGAIGSVAPHLAHDVRVVENLVLEGLLIIAAEA
- the rfaE2 gene encoding D-glycero-beta-D-manno-heptose 1-phosphate adenylyltransferase, with the protein product MNVYGVPGFEGKICDPSALPAALATLPRPLVFTNGCFDILHRGHVTYLAQARALGMGLLVAVNTDASVKRQDKGDDRPINRLEDRMAVLAALEAVTLVTWFDEDTPLEMILRCRPEVLVKGGDWPLERIVGAQQVRGWGGAVHAIPFLHERSTTAVLARIRGHA